A section of the Chryseobacterium scophthalmum genome encodes:
- a CDS encoding aspartate carbamoyltransferase catalytic subunit, whose amino-acid sequence MFTITELSTERINSIVTEALAFANGKTAKIEGEVFCSNLFFEDSTRTKTSFDIAERKLGLQVVPFDAANSSVNKGESLYDTVKTIESLGVNLVVIRDKKDRYFDELKNITIPVINGGDGTGNHPSQCMLDLMTIYQEFGKFEGLKIGIVGDVKHSRVANSNAEALRRLGAKVYFSGPEQWFDEGALINGTYLSVDELIKEVDVLMLLRIQHERHDAKMSFSASDYHRKYGLTKEREKAMKKEAIIMHPAPINRGVEIDTELVECERSRIFKQMQNGVFARMAILKEALEKEGYTFK is encoded by the coding sequence ATGTTTACGATTACAGAACTAAGTACCGAGAGAATCAACAGTATAGTAACAGAAGCACTGGCTTTTGCTAATGGAAAAACTGCTAAAATTGAAGGAGAAGTTTTTTGCTCAAATCTTTTCTTTGAAGACAGTACAAGAACGAAAACAAGTTTTGATATTGCCGAAAGAAAATTAGGATTACAGGTGGTTCCTTTTGATGCGGCAAACAGTTCGGTAAACAAAGGGGAAAGTCTTTATGATACGGTAAAAACGATTGAAAGTCTTGGTGTAAATCTGGTTGTAATCAGAGACAAAAAAGACAGATATTTTGATGAATTAAAAAATATTACAATCCCCGTGATTAACGGAGGTGATGGAACAGGAAATCATCCTTCTCAATGTATGTTAGACTTGATGACAATCTATCAGGAATTTGGAAAATTTGAAGGCTTAAAAATAGGAATTGTAGGAGATGTAAAACACAGCCGAGTTGCTAATTCAAATGCAGAAGCATTAAGAAGGTTAGGCGCTAAAGTTTACTTTTCAGGACCAGAACAATGGTTTGACGAAGGAGCTTTAATTAACGGGACTTATCTGTCTGTTGATGAGTTAATTAAAGAAGTTGATGTTTTGATGTTGTTAAGAATTCAACATGAAAGACACGATGCGAAAATGAGCTTCTCAGCGTCTGATTACCACAGAAAATATGGTTTGACGAAAGAAAGAGAAAAAGCGATGAAAAAAGAAGCGATCATCATGCATCCAGCTCCAATCAACAGAGGAGTAGAAATTGATACAGAATTAGTTGAATGCGAACGCTCAAGAATTTTCAAACAAATGCAAAACGGCGTTTTCGCAAGAATGGCAATTTTAAAAGAAGCCTTAGAAAAAGAAGGATACACTTTTAAATAA